A genome region from Myroides fluvii includes the following:
- a CDS encoding beta-ketoacyl-ACP synthase III, whose amino-acid sequence MTKIHAAITAVGCYLPETKLTNADLEKMVETNDEWITSRTGIKERRILKEPGQGASYMAIKAAENLIQKSGVDPKEIDLVLLSTATPDMPVAITGVYVASQIGATNAFAFDLQAACSSFLYGMSVASAYIESGKYKKVLLIGADKMSSIIDYTDRATCIIFGDAAGAVLFEPNTDGYGVIDEYLRSDGIGREYLKIDAGGSILPANAETVANRQHYVFQDGKTVFKYAVSNMADVSEKIMQRNNLTHNDVNWLAAHQANKRIIDATAHRMGVDDSKVLMNIERYGNTTSATLPLLLCDYESQLKKGDNIIFATFGGGFTWGSIYLKWAYNS is encoded by the coding sequence ATGACAAAAATACATGCAGCCATTACTGCTGTTGGTTGTTATTTGCCTGAGACAAAGTTAACCAACGCGGATTTAGAGAAAATGGTTGAAACTAACGATGAGTGGATAACCTCTCGAACAGGAATCAAAGAACGTCGCATTCTTAAAGAACCTGGACAAGGTGCTTCGTATATGGCTATAAAAGCTGCGGAGAACTTAATTCAAAAATCAGGAGTAGATCCCAAAGAAATAGACTTAGTCCTATTATCAACTGCTACCCCAGATATGCCTGTAGCTATCACAGGAGTTTACGTAGCCTCACAAATTGGTGCTACGAACGCTTTTGCCTTTGACCTACAAGCTGCTTGTTCGAGCTTCTTGTATGGAATGTCTGTTGCTTCTGCTTATATCGAATCTGGTAAATACAAAAAAGTACTGCTAATCGGGGCAGACAAAATGTCTTCTATTATCGATTACACCGACCGCGCAACATGCATCATTTTTGGAGATGCTGCCGGAGCAGTTTTATTTGAACCCAATACAGATGGTTACGGAGTTATAGATGAATATCTAAGAAGCGACGGAATCGGAAGAGAATACTTAAAAATTGACGCTGGTGGGTCTATTTTACCAGCAAATGCTGAAACAGTTGCCAACAGACAACACTATGTGTTCCAAGATGGAAAAACTGTTTTCAAATACGCCGTATCGAACATGGCTGATGTGAGTGAAAAAATCATGCAACGCAACAATTTAACGCACAATGACGTAAATTGGCTGGCGGCACATCAAGCAAACAAACGCATTATCGATGCTACTGCTCACCGCATGGGAGTAGATGATTCTAAAGTTCTAATGAACATCGAGCGATACGGAAACACAACCTCTGCTACTTTACCCTTATTATTATGTGATTACGAAAGCCAATTGAAAAAAGGTGACAATATTATCTTTGCTACCTTTGGCGGTGGATTCACGTGGGGATCGATATATTTAAAGTGGGCTTACAATAGTTAA
- the accB gene encoding acetyl-CoA carboxylase biotin carboxyl carrier protein — protein sequence MDIKEIQNLIKFVAKSGATEVKLEMDDFKITIKTTETGSTETTYIQQVPVAQSMPQAPVATAAAAPVATEAAAAAPAGEEAKYITVKSPIIGTFYRKPAPDKAPFAEVGTVIKPGDVVCVIEAMKLFNEIESEVSGKIVKILVDDSSPVEFDQPLFLVDPS from the coding sequence ATGGACATTAAAGAAATTCAAAACCTAATCAAATTCGTAGCGAAATCAGGAGCTACAGAAGTAAAATTAGAAATGGATGATTTTAAAATCACCATCAAAACAACAGAAACAGGAAGCACTGAAACAACGTATATCCAACAAGTTCCAGTAGCACAATCAATGCCACAAGCACCCGTAGCTACAGCAGCTGCAGCACCTGTTGCAACTGAAGCTGCAGCAGCAGCTCCAGCAGGAGAAGAGGCTAAATACATCACTGTAAAATCTCCAATCATCGGAACATTCTACAGAAAACCAGCACCAGACAAAGCTCCTTTCGCAGAAGTAGGAACCGTAATCAAACCTGGAGATGTAGTTTGTGTTATTGAAGCAATGAAATTATTCAACGAAATTGAATCTGAAGTATCAGGTAAAATCGTAAAAATCTTAGTTGATGATTCGTCACCTGTTGAGTTTGATCAGCCTTTATTCTTAGTTGACCCATCTTAA
- the rpmF gene encoding 50S ribosomal protein L32 translates to MAHPKRKTSKTRRDKRRTHYKAVAPTIATCPVTGEAHLFHRAYWHEGKLYYRGQVVIDKTTAVEA, encoded by the coding sequence ATGGCACATCCTAAGAGAAAGACCTCGAAAACAAGAAGAGATAAAAGAAGAACGCACTACAAAGCTGTAGCTCCAACTATCGCTACTTGTCCTGTTACTGGTGAAGCTCACTTATTCCACAGAGCTTACTGGCACGAAGGAAAACTTTACTACAGAGGACAAGTTGTAATAGACAAAACCACAGCAGTAGAAGCATAA
- a CDS encoding YceD family protein: MNTEKTYSISFIGLKNGEHTFEYQINSDFFKNYNYDDFNSIEANISVLLNKKATHLEVNFKAEGVANVPCDVTNEDFNLPIEHEFNLIVKFGEEFNDDHDEVLVIPMNEYEINLSQYIYELIVLSIPVKRVSPEAAEDEDFDEEEFDFLFEDEDEDNEMEDSQEDDTESDSDKEDIDPRWEKLKKLLTDK; encoded by the coding sequence ATGAATACCGAAAAAACATATTCGATATCCTTTATAGGATTGAAAAATGGAGAACATACTTTTGAATATCAAATAAATAGTGATTTTTTTAAAAATTACAATTACGATGATTTCAACAGCATAGAAGCAAATATTAGCGTTCTTTTAAATAAAAAAGCTACCCATTTAGAGGTAAACTTTAAGGCAGAAGGAGTTGCAAACGTTCCTTGTGATGTCACAAATGAAGATTTCAATCTTCCAATTGAACATGAATTTAACCTCATTGTCAAATTTGGAGAAGAATTTAACGACGATCACGATGAAGTATTAGTTATTCCAATGAATGAATACGAGATTAATTTATCTCAGTACATATACGAATTAATTGTATTGTCCATTCCCGTCAAACGAGTAAGCCCTGAAGCAGCAGAAGACGAAGACTTCGATGAAGAAGAATTCGATTTTTTATTTGAGGACGAAGATGAAGACAATGAAATGGAAGATTCGCAAGAAGACGATACGGAAAGCGATTCAGACAAGGAAGATATAGACCCAAGATGGGAAAAATTAAAAAAACTATTAACGGATAAATAA